DNA sequence from the Carnobacterium funditum DSM 5970 genome:
TTACAGCTGGGAACGGAGCTTTCCAACCGCGACGCCTTGAAATCGAACAGGCAGAAAAATATGAAGGCGAAACACTTCATTATTACGTCAACAATATCGAACAGTTTAAAAATCGAACGGTTGCTATTTGTGGCGGCGGCGATTCTGCAGTTGATTGGGCACTGGCTCTAGAGCCTATTGCTAAAAAAGTTTATCTGATCCATCGTCGGAATAAATTTAGGGCACTTGAACACAGTGTCTCAGTATTGGAAAAATCAAGTGTAGAAATAAAAACGCCCTTTGTCCCAAAATCTCTCAAGGGAAAAGATCAATTTTTAAGTCATGTCATCTTAAAAGAAGCTCGTGGCGATCAAACAGAAACGCTAGAAATCGATGATTTCCTTGTTAATTATGGCTTTACTTCTTCTATCGGACCTATGAAAAAATGGGGCTTTGAAGTTACCCACAACGAGATTGTTGTGAATAGTAAAATGGAAACCAGTACTCCTGGAATATATGCAGCTGGCGATATCTGTACTTATGACGGAAAAATTGACCTTATCGCTACCGGCTTTGGAGAAGCTCCTACTGCTATCAATAATGCTATGAGTTATATTAATCCAGATGAGCGCGTCCAACCTATGCACAGCACAAGCTTATTTTAATCGTTTATCTTTACGCTTACTTTTCATTTATAATGAAAATTGAGCCTCTTTTTTAAAGTCGCTTTATCCGACTATTCCATTTGTTTGAGGTATAATGGACTTATCTAGTATAGGAGGTTTTACAACATGGCAAAAGAAAGTGAAAAATTACATCAAAAGGCTCTTAGTTTAATTAAAGAGCGTGGAGTGGAATTAACCGATATAGCAGAGTTAGTTTTACTTTTACAAACACCTTATATTAAGGATTTGACCTTAGAAGAATGTTTACTTAACGTTGAAGCCGTTTTATTAAAGCGAGAAGTTCAAAATACCATTTTAACCGGTATTCAATTAGATATTTTAGCAGAACAAAAACAATTAATGGATCCTCTACAACAAATTATTTCAGAGGATGAAGGACTATACGGGATTGATGAAATTCTAGCTCTTTCTATCGTTAACGTATACGGATCAATCGGATTTACAAACTATGGCTACATCGACAAAATAAAACCAGGTATCTTAGCTAAATTAAACAGCCACGAAGGCGAAAAAGTCCATACCTTCATGGATGATATCATTGGAGCCATCGCAGCTGCAGCCGCCAGTCGACTAGCACACGCCCACCCAACAAAAAGTGATTCAGTCAAATAACAAGATGTGGCGTGACGCAGTTTAAAGATGCAAAAATCAACGGTAACTTCGCTAAGAAAATAGGAACCAGTCGCTTAGGATGTTCTTTATCCTATTGACCGGTTCTTATTTTTTTTGAAAAAACCTCTATGAAAAATCGTAATAAAAATACGTACGTTCCGTTTTGTGTTTCCTATTCAAAGACGTATACTAAACGGGTAAAGAACAAATACTAAAGGAGTGAAAAAAATGGCAAATAATTTGCGTAAAAAAGATGATTTCCCAACACTTACTGATTTTTTCCCATCTTTATTTGATGAAGATTCCTCTTTATTAGATAAGTTCTCCACGTCACTTGCAAAAAACAACTTTAAAGCAGACATCCACGAAACCGATAAAGAATACGAAATAAAAATCGATATTCCTGGTTTTGACAAAGAAAACATCTCTATTGACTTTGACCACGATGTTCTCTCTGTACACGCTAAGCGCCATAATGAATCAAGTGAAAAGAATGAAGAAGGTCAATTCATTAAAAAGGAACGCTCATATGGCAGTATGACTCGTCAATTCTATCTAAAAAATGCAGACGAAGAAAATAGTAAAGCAACCTATACGGATGGTGTTTTAACTTTAAAAATGCCTAAACTAAGTAGTGAAGACAATAAGAAAAAACAGATTACTATTGATTAAAAAGTAACATGACTTCGATGGATAATCGCTCAGCACCGGAAGTACAAAAACCTACTATCCTCAAAAAACACAATCTACCTTTGTGTACTATTGAAGTCATTTATCTAAAAAAACCTGTGACCCTCTACCGCCTCAGCGATGGAAAGTTCACAGGTTTTTTCATTTTTTTTTAAATGCCATACGTTTAGCTGTAAAATAACCCACTATCATTGTTAACTCTATCAAAGAAAACGCTAAAATAAAACAATGCATAAAGAAGGCCTCTGGCAGTGCTAGGATAATAGAATCTGTTGATGGATTAAATAACCAGGCATCATTATTGAAAAATAATTCATGAAAAGCAATAAATAACTCATCAAAATTTAACCCGATGACGATTAAAACAACAATGGGCATAAGCATTCCCCATTGAAAAAAGCGAATTAATTTCCAAGTCAATTCATGTCGTTTGATATAACGCAAATAAAAAAAAGATCCAATTGTTGACACAATAGCTACACTATAATTAATTAAAAACCATTTTTTTACTTCATAGAAATGAAAAAGGCCTTTTTCTGAACTAGGGAAATTTGGCATATTTAATTCCGATACCCATGGTTTATTTAAGTAATCAATTAAAATACGATAATTATCCATTATCGTTTCTTTACTAATACCAAGTGATTCAGGAATGT
Encoded proteins:
- a CDS encoding Hsp20/alpha crystallin family protein, with the protein product MANNLRKKDDFPTLTDFFPSLFDEDSSLLDKFSTSLAKNNFKADIHETDKEYEIKIDIPGFDKENISIDFDHDVLSVHAKRHNESSEKNEEGQFIKKERSYGSMTRQFYLKNADEENSKATYTDGVLTLKMPKLSSEDNKKKQITID
- a CDS encoding phosphatidylglycerophosphatase A family protein, with the protein product MAKESEKLHQKALSLIKERGVELTDIAELVLLLQTPYIKDLTLEECLLNVEAVLLKREVQNTILTGIQLDILAEQKQLMDPLQQIISEDEGLYGIDEILALSIVNVYGSIGFTNYGYIDKIKPGILAKLNSHEGEKVHTFMDDIIGAIAAAAASRLAHAHPTKSDSVK
- a CDS encoding NAD(P)/FAD-dependent oxidoreductase; translation: MKTTNEVFDITIIGGGPIGMFAAFYGGMRNATVKIVESLPQLGGQLSMLYPEKDIFDVAAMPVIGAQELIDNLSIQMSRFDQTICLEEEVRDIKKNDDGIFELHTKKAIHYSKAVIITAGNGAFQPRRLEIEQAEKYEGETLHYYVNNIEQFKNRTVAICGGGDSAVDWALALEPIAKKVYLIHRRNKFRALEHSVSVLEKSSVEIKTPFVPKSLKGKDQFLSHVILKEARGDQTETLEIDDFLVNYGFTSSIGPMKKWGFEVTHNEIVVNSKMETSTPGIYAAGDICTYDGKIDLIATGFGEAPTAINNAMSYINPDERVQPMHSTSLF
- a CDS encoding TIGR01906 family membrane protein: MKTKAIHFIGLTSLFLCILTLAITITINFIPLYSFDLTYFNIPESLGISKETIMDNYRILIDYLNKPWVSELNMPNFPSSEKGLFHFYEVKKWFLINYSVAIVSTIGSFFYLRYIKRHELTWKLIRFFQWGMLMPIVVLIVIGLNFDELFIAFHELFFNNDAWLFNPSTDSIILALPEAFFMHCFILAFSLIELTMIVGYFTAKRMAFKKK